The following are encoded together in the Zingiber officinale cultivar Zhangliang chromosome 8A, Zo_v1.1, whole genome shotgun sequence genome:
- the LOC122011331 gene encoding putative disease resistance RPP13-like protein 1 yields MSGSHELKRLLLQVLPSSTMMAQGRLLCIQNHLAMVCDSLWAINSMIVIPEMRVVYNEYFPSLEMLDVPVEFEDWETDVAAAVIDVGELLSRIMDWEASLHRSIVGNTQQVNFRHVILVELKEMLCNLNSLVLRGSSMGLPRDPMGSMNPLREDYSIVLKNEVVGREEDLEKIIAILEQQLVSSNNNGDDNNPFVIVIVGKGVGKTTLAHMIYHHTWVRQQFHHRIWVDLPLFSTFKMINIIGDEFVRSINKEKCCDQKLHLDLPLPAIWEFINEQLCGSRYLLVLHCENLTTLMQPEWNELKNILLLVGSPGSGVLIIYKTSTQLESDMGFLNGTKDIITYCLNPLSLDARVELFKRHAKQDKSEKDAWIFRNYFPSQTFGAKIFGSLIHNIPTSFVTDVLNDIYMIMNFPFVIIRLHQYHHLLDVENDNDVILHMLTAEYLIPTEGLERDWTQLYARYLRYINKTVLALVFSRMVYLHMKVPEDSTIIPWYCRYLCLKINHRVIPFRLPTMPVEVSNKLITLILREHEEATQEDVEEITLEVYKKRRMKATTAISKFLNKMSVRLVHLRILVVETGMIQRLPNEVSKLINLRYLHLSKLKMELLPKSLFDLPNLRILSLLHCQKLQKIPERIHQLKKLQILKLAYCTKLQQLPKSITRLKNLEVIDVEGCCWLSKLPDDLLSFKSLRILNVTRCASLSQIPRGIEQSIDLRKLSGIFVDVDGGFVLAQLQTLTNLQEIRLRNLERAEKTQTEVLMGQQSLRDLSLHWGGEEANESSESATPLQLRSDSSISGGVLHYHHSLNFLVSRSLR; encoded by the exons ATGTCAGGATCCCACGAATTGAAGCGTCTATTGCTGCAGGTGCTACCATCGTCTACCATGATGGCACAAGGTCGCTTGCTGTGTATCCAAAACCACTTGGCGATGGTTTGTGATAGCCTTTGGGCAATCAATTCAATGATTGTTATCCCTGAGATGAGAGTGGTGTATAATGAATATTTCCCATCACTGGAGATGCTAGATGTGCCGGTGGAATTTGAAGATTGGGAGACAGACGTGGCTGCAGCAGTTATAGATGTGGGAGAGTTGCTCAGTAGAATCATGGATTGGGAAGCAAGTTTGCATCGTTCCATTGTGGGCAACACCCAACAGGTGAACTTTCGCCATGTTATTCTAGTAGAGCTGAAAGAGATGTTGTGCAACTTGAATTCTCTTGTGCTGAGAGGATCTTCAATGGGTCTTCCAAGGGACCCTATGGGTTCTATGAACCCACTCCGAGAAGACTACTCAATTGTCCTAAAAAATGAGGTCGTGGGTAGAGAGGAAGATCTAGAGAAAATCATTGCAATCTTGGAACAACAACTAGTATCATCCAACAACAATGGCGATGATAACAACCCGTTTGTAATTGTCATAGTTGGCAAAGGAGTTGGGAAGACGACTTTGGCGCATATGATCTACCACCACACTTGGGTTCGCCAACAATTTCATCATCGCATTTGGGTGGATCTACCCCTCTTTTCGACATTCAAGATGATTAATATAATTGGAGATGAATTTGTAAGGTCTATAAACAAGGAAAAATGTTGTGATCAGAAATTACACCTAGACCTGCCGCTACCAGCCATATGGGAATTTATTAATGAACAACTCTGTGGTAGCAGATACTTGTTGGTGCTTCATTGTGAAAATTTAACTACTTTGATGCAACCAGAGTGGAATGAATTAAAGAACATCTTGTTGCTTGTGGGCAGTCCGGGGAGTGGAGTCTTGATCATCTACAAAACATCAACACAATTAGAAAGTGATATGGGTTTTCTAAATGGGACGAAGGATATTATAACATACTGCTTGAATCCCTTATCGCTGGATGCACGGGTGGAATTATTCAAGAGACATGCAAAGCAGGACAAATCAGAGAAGGATGCATGGATCTTCCGAAATTACTTTCCTAGTCAAACTTTTGGGGCAAAGATTTTTGGATCATTAATCCATAATATTCCGACATCATTTGTCACTGACGTACTTAATGATATTTATATGATTATGAATTTTCCATTTGTCATCATACGATTACACCAATACCATCACCTACTTGATGTCGAAAATGATAATGATGTCATCTTACACATGTTGACCGCTGAATACCTCATACCAACTGAAGGCCTCGAACGAGATTGGACTCAGCTCTATGCAAGATATTTAAGATATATAAACAAGACAGTACTAGCCTTAGTGTTTTCAAGGATGGTGTACTTGCATATGAAGGTTCCCGAAGATTCAACTATCATTCCATGGTATTGTCGCTATTTGTGTTTGAAAATTAATCATAGAGTTATACCATTTCGACTACCGACCATGCCAGTCGAGGTGAGCAATAAACTGATAACATTGATTCTACGAGAACATGAGGAAGCGACACAAGAAGATGTTGAGGAAATAACACTTGAAGTATACAAAAAAAGACGCATGAAAGCAACAACTGCAATATCAAAGTTCCTCAACAAGATGTCGGTGAGACTCGTACATTTGCGTATATTAGTTGTAGAAACTGGTATGATCCAAAGGCTACCCAATGAAGTTAGCAAGTTGATTAACTTGAGATACCTCCACCTTTCAAAGCTTAAGATGGAATTACTTCCGAAATCACTTTTTGACCTACCTAATTTGCGAATTTTAAGTTTGCTTCATTGCCAAAAGCTTCAAAAGATACCTGAACGAATCCATCAGCTTAAGAAGTTGCAGATTTTGAAACTAGCTTATTGCACAAAGCTTCAGCAGTTACCAAAATCTATAACAAGGCTTAAAAACTTGGAAGTGATTGATGTGGAAGGTTGTTGTTGGCTCAGCAAACTCCCAGATGATTTGCTCAGTTTTAAATCACTGAGAATCCTCAACGTCACAAGATGTGCATCCTTGTCTCAAATTCCCCGTGGGATTGAACAATCAATTGACCTTCGTAAGTTGTCAGGAATATTTGTCGATGTCGATGGAGGTTTTGTGCTCGCACAGTTGCAAACTTTAACAAATCTTCAGGAAATAAGATTACGAAACCTAGAACGAGCGGAGAAGACTCAAACTGAGGTACTGATGGGCCAACAAAGTCTTCGCGACTTGTCATTGCATTGGGGTGGTGAAGAAGCAAATGAGAGTTCTGAATCAGCTACACCATTGCAG TTGAGGTCAGACTCATCAATCTCAGGAGGTGTGCTACATTACCATCACTCGCTGAACTTCCTTGTGTCGAGAAGCTTGAGATAA